A window from Catenulispora sp. MAP5-51 encodes these proteins:
- a CDS encoding FadD3 family acyl-CoA ligase codes for MPEPSLPGEDTTVEHGETTIPDLVARAAEEHGEREAVVDGEQRLTFADLASRVRQTGRAMIAWGVRPGDRVAVWAPNSAEWIVTALGAVSVGAVLVPLNTRLKAAEAAHILRTSRTKLVAAAGEFLGVDYVGELKAIRDELPDLEVMTAFTDGGLPPVVSRRQFRAPGMKVPASVFDEAAASLSPDSPGDLFFTSGTTGAPKGVETTHGQTTRAFHQWSEIVGLRAGDRYLIANPFSHTFGYKAGILACLMRGATMVPLPSFDAEALFETIERERITVFPAAPAVYQMMLAHPDLAKHDLSSLRAAATGAAVIPVELIERMRDTLGLSTVITAYGLTEATGVVTMCRDGDAPEVVARTSGRAIDGVEVRIAEGTGEILVRGYNVMRGYFEDEAATAEAVDADGWLRTGDVGDLDEAGNLRITDRIKDMFICGGFNAYPAEIEQVLLAFPGVQEAAVVGVPDQRLGEVGKAFVIAVPGQRVEPEALLAYARERLANYKVPRHVELVEAFPRSSLGKVLKRELR; via the coding sequence GTGCCAGAGCCATCTCTTCCCGGTGAGGACACGACGGTGGAGCACGGCGAGACGACGATCCCGGACCTGGTGGCACGCGCCGCCGAAGAACACGGCGAACGCGAGGCGGTGGTCGACGGCGAACAACGGCTGACCTTCGCCGACCTCGCCTCGCGGGTGAGACAGACGGGCCGGGCGATGATCGCCTGGGGCGTGCGGCCCGGCGACCGCGTGGCGGTGTGGGCCCCGAACTCGGCGGAGTGGATCGTGACGGCGCTCGGCGCGGTCTCGGTCGGCGCGGTCCTGGTCCCGCTCAACACCCGGCTGAAGGCGGCCGAGGCCGCTCACATCCTGCGCACGTCGCGGACCAAGCTGGTCGCGGCGGCCGGCGAGTTCCTGGGCGTGGACTACGTCGGGGAGCTGAAGGCGATCCGCGACGAACTGCCGGACCTGGAGGTGATGACCGCCTTCACCGACGGCGGCCTGCCCCCGGTGGTGTCCCGCAGGCAGTTCCGGGCGCCGGGCATGAAGGTGCCGGCCTCGGTGTTCGACGAGGCGGCGGCGTCGCTGAGCCCTGATTCGCCCGGCGACCTCTTCTTCACGTCGGGCACGACCGGCGCCCCGAAGGGCGTGGAGACCACGCACGGCCAGACCACACGTGCCTTCCACCAGTGGTCGGAGATCGTCGGCCTGCGCGCCGGGGACCGCTACCTGATCGCGAACCCGTTCTCCCACACGTTCGGCTACAAGGCCGGGATCCTGGCCTGCCTGATGCGCGGCGCGACGATGGTCCCGCTACCGTCCTTCGACGCCGAGGCATTGTTCGAGACGATCGAGCGGGAGCGGATAACGGTGTTCCCGGCGGCGCCGGCGGTGTACCAGATGATGCTGGCGCATCCGGACCTGGCCAAGCACGATCTCAGCTCGCTGCGGGCGGCGGCCACCGGCGCGGCGGTGATCCCGGTGGAGCTGATCGAGCGGATGCGGGACACGCTGGGCCTGTCGACGGTGATCACCGCCTACGGCCTGACCGAGGCCACCGGAGTGGTGACGATGTGCCGCGACGGGGACGCCCCGGAGGTCGTCGCGCGCACCTCGGGCCGGGCGATCGACGGCGTCGAGGTGCGGATCGCGGAGGGCACCGGGGAGATCCTGGTGCGCGGCTACAACGTGATGCGCGGCTACTTCGAGGACGAGGCGGCCACCGCCGAGGCGGTCGACGCCGACGGCTGGCTGCGCACCGGGGACGTCGGCGACCTGGACGAGGCGGGGAACCTGCGGATCACCGACCGGATCAAGGACATGTTCATCTGCGGGGGCTTCAACGCCTATCCGGCCGAGATCGAGCAGGTGCTGCTGGCGTTCCCCGGGGTCCAGGAGGCGGCGGTCGTGGGGGTGCCGGACCAGCGGCTCGGAGAGGTGGGGAAGGCGTTCGTCATCGCGGTGCCGGGGCAGCGGGTCGAGCCGGAGGCGCTGCTCGCGTACGCGCGGGAACGCCTCGCCAACTACAAGGTGCCGCGGCACGTGGAGTTGGTCGAGGCGTTCCCGCGCAGCTCGCTGGGGAAGGTGCTCAAGCGCGAGCTGCGGTGA